In Paraglaciecola sp. T6c, the sequence CGTTATAGTTGATGCACTTAACGGCGTGGTGAAATGGAAATACGATGACTTCAATCGCGCACTTTTAGCTGAATTTTCTGCGGACAAAGCAGACCAAGTCAATGCAATCGTCAAAAAACACTATGCGGTTGAGTGGCATGCGAAGAACATCAAACAAGCGCCGATGCTAATGAAACACTTGGCGGGTAAATACGCTGTTTTAAGCAAAAAACAGCGGCTGTATTACTCTGAAGAAACTGAACGCCCAGATGTTATGCTCGCTTGGTGGCCTTGGGGACATGGGGCAACAGTATCAGTTCGCTTGTTTATGGTTAGCCAAGAACCATTTGTTTCAAAAAGGCCGCTGTTGAAACGAATTTTCGCCTTCCTAAAGTAAAAAAGGCTCGTATTTTGTTACTTATTTAGGACATATACGCATTTTCTCGGTTAGAATACCGCCAAAATGATATTAACTTTCGGAATTACGCTATATGGCTGTTATTAACTTTGGTTCTATTAATGTGGACCATGTTTATCAGGTCGAGCACTTCGTGCAACCTGGTGAAACCCTAGCCTCAACGCATTATCAATGCTTACTGGGCGGCAAAGGTGCAAATCAATCTATTGCATTAGCGAAGGCTGGAGCAGATGTGCGCCACGTTGGCCGCATTAACGAATCGGATGCCAACTTCAAGCAAATCATGATCAAGCACAACATCAACTGTAAGTATGTTGCGTGCACAGAAGCTCCTTCAGGCCATGCCATCATCCAAGTTACTCCATCAGGTGAAAACGCAATCGTATTGTTCGGCGGGGCAAATCATGAAATAACCGCAAAGGATGTGATGCTCGCACTCGATGGCGCCAAATCAAGTGACTGGGTGTTAACTCAAAATGAAACCAGTTCGATTGACGAAGTACTTAAACAAGCCAAAGAAGCGGGCTTAAAAGTAGCGTTTAACCCTGCCCCTATGACGGAATCCGTCAAACAGCTACCTGTTAACTGTATCGATTTGCTTATCGTTAATGAGGTAGAGGCTCAAGAAATTACCGGACATAGCGACATTGATGCTATGGAGCAGTATTTCGCAGCCAATTGGCCTGACTGTGAAGTGATTATTACATTAGGTAAAGCGGGCGTATGCATGCTCAAAAACGGACGCAGAATTGAAGTTGATGCGTTTGTGGTTGACGCTGTTGACACCACGGCCGCTGGGGATACCTTTATTGGGTTCTTTCTTTCTGCTTACAGTGAGCATACTGAAGCGAAAGTTGCATTAACCAGAGCATGTGCAGCATCAGCCATAGCAGTAACCCAAGTTGGGGCAGCGCAATCCATACCGGATGAAGACCAAGTAAATCGTTTTCTTGCCAAACACCATAGTTAAATTACATTCAACGAGGACTGTATGAGTCATAAAATTATTCTTGATACCGATCCGGGTATCGACGATGCAATGGCGATCTTTTTCGCTTTTCAATCTCCAGATATTGACGTACTTGGTTTAACGACCGTTTATGGCAATGTACCCGTTGAAATGGCTGCCCAAAACGCGCTTACTCTGTGCGAAATGGCCGGAGTTGATATTCCAGTATGTAAAGGCGTGGGTATGCCATGGGTTGGCCCTCAGTCTACTTATGCACATTTCGTTCATGGCGATGATGGCTTCGGTAACGTTTGTCCAGAACCGTCAAAACGCCCCTTAGACCCTCGTAGCTCAGCGCAATTTATTGTTGATATGGCACGCCAGCACCCAGGTGAAATCACCGTCGTTGCCATTGGTCCACTAGGCAACTTGGCATTAGCGCTTCGTTTAGAGCCTGAACTGCCTAAGCTGTTAAAAGGTGTGTCTATTATGGGCGGCGCTGCTTTTGTGCCAGGAAATGTTACACCGGTTGCTGAAGCCAACATTTGGAACGATGCGTACGCAGCAGAGATCGTATTTGCTGCTGACTGGAACCTCACCATGTTCGGTTTAGATGTGACAATGACTCTGCCCTTTGATCCTGCATTTTTAGAAGGTTTACGTGATAACAATGCCAAATTAGGTGGATTTGTTCACGACGCGGCGCAGTTCTACATGGACTTTTACTCGCAAAACCGTGAAAAGCGTGTGTGTTTCTTCCATGATGCTATGCCTATTGCACATTTGGTTGACCCAAGCTTATTCGAAATTGTTCGTGGCCACGCACGTGTGTCTACCGACCCTTTGAACATAGGGCAAACGACTGTTGCTCCTAAAAATACCACTGCAAGCCCTCATTGGCTTGAAGCGCAGCAGATTGATGTGGCAGTCAAAGTAGATAAAGAGCGTCTAACCAAGCTTTATTTAGACACCTACTAAGCCTCAGGCTGTTTTGATGAAACTGCACCCACATAGGTGCAGTTTCTTTGTCGTTAATAAACTCATACAA encodes:
- a CDS encoding ribokinase; the encoded protein is MAVINFGSINVDHVYQVEHFVQPGETLASTHYQCLLGGKGANQSIALAKAGADVRHVGRINESDANFKQIMIKHNINCKYVACTEAPSGHAIIQVTPSGENAIVLFGGANHEITAKDVMLALDGAKSSDWVLTQNETSSIDEVLKQAKEAGLKVAFNPAPMTESVKQLPVNCIDLLIVNEVEAQEITGHSDIDAMEQYFAANWPDCEVIITLGKAGVCMLKNGRRIEVDAFVVDAVDTTAAGDTFIGFFLSAYSEHTEAKVALTRACAASAIAVTQVGAAQSIPDEDQVNRFLAKHHS
- a CDS encoding nucleoside hydrolase → MSHKIILDTDPGIDDAMAIFFAFQSPDIDVLGLTTVYGNVPVEMAAQNALTLCEMAGVDIPVCKGVGMPWVGPQSTYAHFVHGDDGFGNVCPEPSKRPLDPRSSAQFIVDMARQHPGEITVVAIGPLGNLALALRLEPELPKLLKGVSIMGGAAFVPGNVTPVAEANIWNDAYAAEIVFAADWNLTMFGLDVTMTLPFDPAFLEGLRDNNAKLGGFVHDAAQFYMDFYSQNREKRVCFFHDAMPIAHLVDPSLFEIVRGHARVSTDPLNIGQTTVAPKNTTASPHWLEAQQIDVAVKVDKERLTKLYLDTY